GACCGCGGCGATCACGCCGAGCCCCAGGCCGACCGCCATCAGCGCGGCCATCCACGGGTTGTTCCCCGTCAGCATCCGGTGCGCCTCCGACTGCTCCGCCCCCTCCTGCGGCACGAACAACCACGCCGCGGCGTACGCCAGCAGGCCGAGGCCGCCGACGAACGAGAAGACCACGAACAGAATGCGGAAGATCACCGGGTCGGTGCCCAGGTGCCGGCCCAGTCCGCCGCACACCCCCGCCACGGCCTTGGACCGCCGGTCGCGGCGCAACGGGCCGCGCGGGTTCGCCCCGCCGTATGTCCTCGGTTCGCTCATGTTCCCAACGATCGCAGCCGACGCGCCCGCGCCACCATCGGGCACCGCCCGGATTCGACCCTGAACCGGCCGGCCCCGGATCTCAGGGTAGGTCTCGGGGTCGGCCCCCGATGACCGCCGGGCACAAGGCGTGTGACCATGTGACGGTGATGCCACCCCTGCCCGAGGACACCCCCCGCCTGTGCCGGTCCGCCCGCGGCCGCCTGGCCGGCGGAATCGCCCGCGGCCTCGCCGTGCACCTGGGCGTCAGCGTGTGGCTGCTGCGCGCGCTCTTCCTGGAGTACACCTGGATCGGCGGGCTCGGCGCGTTCGCCTACGGGCTGTTCTGGCTGCTGGTGCCGCTGCGCCCGATACCGCAGTCCGAGCACGCCGCGCCGCGTCCGGGCGTGCGCAAACTGCTGCTGATCATGTTCGGCGTCGGCCTGCTGGTGCTCTTCGGGCTGTCGCCGATCCAGATCCCGCGGGACTGGCACACGATCCTGCCGCTGATCGCGGTCGGCCTGGGCTTGGCGGTGCTGTGGCGCCAGGCCGACGACGCCCAGCGCGCGGACACCGAGTCGGACTCGCGCTGGATGTCGCGCGGCAACCACCTGGCCCGCTCCGGCCTCGGCGCCGCGGTGGCGCTCGGCGGCCTGCTGGCGTTGACGAAGACGCACACGAGCTGGACCGAGGCGGGCCGGACGCTGCTGGCGGCGCTCGCGCTGCTGGTGGGCGCGGGACTGATCGGCCTGCCGTTCTTCCTCAGGGTCCTGCGGGACCTGGCCCAGGAGCGGACCGAGCGGGCCCGGTCCCAGGAGCGGGCCGAGGTGGCGGCGATGATGCACGACTCGGTGCTGCACACGCTGACCCTGATCCAGCGCCACCACGACGATCCCGGCCAGGTGGCGCGGCTGGCCCGGGCGCAGGAGCGCGAGCTGCGCGACTGGCTCTACGGCGAGCGCAAGACGGCGGCGGAGAGCTTCGCCGAGGCTCTGCGCGGCGCGGCCGCCGAGGTGGAGGACCGCCACGGCGTGCGCCTGGACCTGGTCACCGTGGGCGACGCGGCCGTGGACGCCCAGCTCGAGGCGTGCGTCGCCGCGTCGCGGGAGGCTATGGTCAATGCGGCGAAATACGCCGCCGAGGCGGCGATATCCGTGTACGCGGAGGTGGCGGAGGACCGGGTCGAGGTGTTCGTCAAGGACCGCGGCCAGGGCTTCGACCTCGACGGGGTGGCGCCGGACCGGATGGGCGTGCGCGAATCCATCCTCGGCCGGATGCGCCGGCACGGCGGCAAGGCCGAGATCCGCACCGCGCCCGGCGAAGGCACCGAAGTGCGGCTGACCGCGCGCCGGGCGACGGCCGGCGCGCGGCGCGGCGAGTCAGTGGAACCCGAGCAGGAAGAAGAAGTCCACAGTGGAGAACGCGGTGAACCCGAGTACGGCTGAGGCGGTGGCGCGGCACGACGCCGCCTCGCGCGCGATCCGCGTGGTACTGGTGGACGATCACAAGCTGTTCCGCACCGGTGTGCGGGCCGAACTCGACGAGGCCGGCAGCGGCGTGGTCGAAGTGGTGGGCGAGGCGCCGGACGCGCCGAGCGCGGTGGCCGTGATCGCGCAGGTGCGCCCCGAAGTCGTCCTGCTCGACGTCCACCTTCCCGGCGGCGGCGGCATCGAGGTGCTGCGACGCTGCCTCGCCCGCGGCGGCAGCGGGAGCGGCGGAGCCGGCGTGGGGCAGGCCCCTGATACCCGCTTCCTCGCGCTCTCGGTCTCCGACACGGCCGAGGACGTCATCGGCGTCATCCGGGCCGGCGCCCGCGGCTACGTGACGAAGTCGATCTCCGGTGCGGACCTGGTGGACGCGATCCGGCGCGTGGCCGACGGCGACGCCGTGTTCTCACCGAAGCTCGCCGGCTTCGTCCTCGATGCGTTCTCCGGCGCCGCCCCCGCGCCCGCGTCGGTGGACGAAGAACTCGACCGGCTGACCGCCCGCGAGCGCGAGGTGCTCCGGCTGATCGCGCGCGGCTACGCCTACAAGGAGATCGCGCGCGAGCTCGTCATCTCGATCAAGACCGTGGAGACGCACGTCTCCTCGGTGCTGCGCAAGCTCCAGCTCTCGAACCGCTACGAGCTCTCGCGCTGGGCCAACGACCGGCGCCTGTAGCCGCGCTCCAGTAGCGTTCAGCTTCATTCTATTGCAACGGTCGCAGCAGTCTTCGTTGCATTGATTCTTCTCCGGTTGCAATGATTTATGCAGTATGAGCTGTATGGATGACTCCACTGTGCAACGAACTAGTTGCCGGATCATGAAAAGCAACGTAGCGTTTCTGTTGTCGGAAACAACATCGAAGCAACCGGAGATCCTCATGCAGAAGTTCGAGACCCCCGCCCCGATCCTCGCCGTGCTGCAGATCCCGGCCGGACGGGTGCGATTCGTCGCCGCGGACCGCGGGGACACCATCGTCGAGGTGCGGCCGGCCGACCCGGCCAAGGGCCGCGATGTGCAGACCGCCGCGCGCACCACCGTCGCCTACGCGGACGGCGTGCTGCGGATCGAGGCCGCCAAGGCCAAGAACCAGCTCTTCGGTCCCGGGTCGGTGGAGGTCACCGTCCAGCTGCCGGCCGGGTCCGGTGTCCAGGGCAAGGCCGCCTGCTCGGAGCTGCGCTGCGTCGGACGGCTCGGCGACGTGGCCTTCTCGGGCGCCTACCGGCAGATCAAGATCGACGAGGCCGCGAGCGCCCGCATCACCGCCGTCGACGGCGACGTCGAGGTCGGCCGGCTCTCCGGGGCGGCCGAGATCAGCACCGCGCGCGGCGAGATCCGGATCGGTCGCTGATCCGGCCGGGAAACAGCATTCTGCTGATAAGAACCCTGACTGAGGAGAAGGTGGAAGAGATGACGAACGGCGAGCACGCCTCCTGGTCCGGCCTGGTGCCGGTGGACGACACCTCCCTGGCGGTCACCGACGGCGGCGGCCCCGGCATCCCGGTGCTCTACCTCAACGGCCAGTTCGCCACCCAGGGCTACTGGCGGCGGGTCATCGCCGATCTGGGCGGCGACTGGCGGCACATCACCTTCGACGAGCGGGCGCGCGGCCGGAAGTCGGGGCGCTCGGCGGACTACTCCTTCGAGGCCGCGGTCCGCGACGTCGACGCGGTGCTCGCGGCCCGGGGCGTGGAGCGGGCCGTGCTGGTGGGCTGGTCCTACGGCGCGGTCGTGGCGGCGCACTGGGCCGAGCGCAACCCGGCGCGCACCCTCGGCGCGGTGCTGGTCGACGGGGCCTTCCCGTACGACTGGCTGGACGAGGCGATGGAGGCGCGGATCCGCAAGCTGTTCCGGCGGATCGGCTGGTTCACCCCGCTGCTGCGCCCGACCGGCATCACGCCGCGGATGACCGCGGCCGAGCAGGCCGAGTCGAACATCGAGCTCGGCCGGCTCTCCCGGGCGAGCGAGCTCGGCCCGGTGCTGGACCGCATCAGCGTGCCGACCCGGTACGTGGTCGCCTCCGGCACGTCCTTCGGCAGCCGCGGCGACGAGCAGGAGCAGATCCGGTCCGGGCTCGAGGCGGCGACCGCGGGCAACGGCAACATCCGGATCAGCGCGAAGGTCGAGAGCAACCACGGCGCGATCCTGCGCAAGGAGTTCCCGGCGATCGCCGCGGCGGTCCGGGAGGTCGCCGGACAGTGAGGACACGGCAAGAGCCCGCTCGGAGCCCCGACCGCCCGCGGCCGGGGCTCAGCCGCGTCCCCAGAACGGCGGCGTGGTGAACAGCGAGCGGCGGTAACGGAGGGTCAGATGCATGCGGTTGCCGTAGTGCACGGCGCCCACCGCGAGTCCCATGGGCAGCGGGGCGGGCGGGGCGTACCACAGCGCGCCGGTGCGCACGGCCCCGAACCACAGCGGCGGGGCGCTGCCGACGTGGGCCAGCATCGTGGTGTCCACCCGCGAGGCGGTGCGCCGGTCGGCCGGGCGTTTCAGGGCTTTGCGCACACCGAAGGGGGCCCACGGCTCGGCGAAGGCCCGGGCGACCCGGTCCGCCTCGGCCGCCTCCCGGCGCAGGTGCTTGGTCTGCGCGGACACCGACGCCAGCGGGTTTCCGGCCACCTCGGTCAGGTCCAGCACCACGGTGCCGTAACCGGCCCGGTTGCCCAGGCTCAGGTGCTTCTCCTCGGGGCCGCGGTGGTCGATCGGGACGGTCACCCGCACCTGGCCCCAGGCCTTGCCGAGTGAGGCGTTCCACTCGAAGATCGCCCGCGCCACCTCCGTCAGCAGCGCGTCCTCCTCGGTGGCCTCGGCGTAGTACGACGCGGCGTTGGTCAGGTCGCGCAGGTCCATCGCCACGTGCCGGAACCGGTAGCCGGTGGTGGGCGCGCCCTCGTCCTGCGCGGTGCGGCCGGGCTCGATCCGCAGCGGCGGGCCCTGCGAGCGCGGCGGCCGGGCGGCGCCGGCCGAGGAGGGGCGCACCGGGGGCGCGGGGGCGTGCGGCGGGCCGCCCGAGTACGCCGACGCTATCGCCTGGAGCAGACCCATCGTCGCGAACGCGTCGAACCGGGCGTGGTGGGCCGCCAGAATCAGATTCGTGATGCGGCCCTGGGGCATGACGTGCAGGCGGAAGAGCGGTCCCGTACGCATGGGCAGGGTGGCGGCGAAAATCTCCTCCCGCGCGTCGCCGAGCTCGCGGCGCCCGGCGACGGTACGTTCCACTACAGGGTCGGTCTCGGCGCGGTCGGGCACGGCCCACTGGGACCACAGGCGCAAGGGGGAGGTGGTGGCGATTCTCGCGCGGGCGGAGGGCTCGGCCTCGAGCACCGCGGAGACCGCCGCGCGCAGTCGGGGCATCTCGAGCTTTCCGGCCAGAGCCGCCTCCACATAGTGCAGATTCGGCTCGTCGGGGCGCTCGGTGAGCAGGTGGATCTCGTCGACTGCGGAGCAGGCTTCGGTGTGCACGACGTCCCATCTTCGGCTGACCACGATGCCGTCAAGCTGAGACCAGATTGTAGCCGGGAGCCGGAGCGGGTGGCGTTGGTGAGGTAGGCTCACTTATGCTGGGGTGGCTGAAACGAACCTGAAGGGGAGCAGTGTGGCGAAGAGTACGGAAACGGACGGCCGCGGCGGCATAGATCCCGGCGGGGCGAAGGCGGGCGGGGACCGGGCCGGCGACGGGGGCGACGGCTGGCTGCGGCGCCTGCTCGGCTACGTCGTGCACTACCGCAAGCTCGTCCTGATCGCCTCGGGCTGTTCCATAGCCATCGCCGGCATCGGCGTCGTGGTGCCGCTGGTGCAGCGCACCATCATCGACGGCGTCATCCTGCACGGGAACCAGCCGGTGCTGCCCTGGGCCTGCGCCCTGATCGGCATAGCCCTGCTCAACTTCCTCGTCTCGCGCACCCGCCGCTATCTCGGCGGCGCCATCGGCATCGAGGTGCAGACCGACCTGCGCCGGGACGTGTTCGACTCGCTCAGCCGGCTCGACGGGCGCGGCCAGGACAGCCTGGAGACCGGGCAGATCGTCTCCCGCTCCTCCTCCGACATCGGCATGGTCTCCCAGC
This genomic window from Actinospica robiniae DSM 44927 contains:
- a CDS encoding LuxR C-terminal-related transcriptional regulator; the protein is MNPSTAEAVARHDAASRAIRVVLVDDHKLFRTGVRAELDEAGSGVVEVVGEAPDAPSAVAVIAQVRPEVVLLDVHLPGGGGIEVLRRCLARGGSGSGGAGVGQAPDTRFLALSVSDTAEDVIGVIRAGARGYVTKSISGADLVDAIRRVADGDAVFSPKLAGFVLDAFSGAAPAPASVDEELDRLTAREREVLRLIARGYAYKEIARELVISIKTVETHVSSVLRKLQLSNRYELSRWANDRRL
- a CDS encoding alpha/beta fold hydrolase, which codes for MTNGEHASWSGLVPVDDTSLAVTDGGGPGIPVLYLNGQFATQGYWRRVIADLGGDWRHITFDERARGRKSGRSADYSFEAAVRDVDAVLAARGVERAVLVGWSYGAVVAAHWAERNPARTLGAVLVDGAFPYDWLDEAMEARIRKLFRRIGWFTPLLRPTGITPRMTAAEQAESNIELGRLSRASELGPVLDRISVPTRYVVASGTSFGSRGDEQEQIRSGLEAATAGNGNIRISAKVESNHGAILRKEFPAIAAAVREVAGQ
- a CDS encoding ATP-binding protein, translated to MPPLPEDTPRLCRSARGRLAGGIARGLAVHLGVSVWLLRALFLEYTWIGGLGAFAYGLFWLLVPLRPIPQSEHAAPRPGVRKLLLIMFGVGLLVLFGLSPIQIPRDWHTILPLIAVGLGLAVLWRQADDAQRADTESDSRWMSRGNHLARSGLGAAVALGGLLALTKTHTSWTEAGRTLLAALALLVGAGLIGLPFFLRVLRDLAQERTERARSQERAEVAAMMHDSVLHTLTLIQRHHDDPGQVARLARAQERELRDWLYGERKTAAESFAEALRGAAAEVEDRHGVRLDLVTVGDAAVDAQLEACVAASREAMVNAAKYAAEAAISVYAEVAEDRVEVFVKDRGQGFDLDGVAPDRMGVRESILGRMRRHGGKAEIRTAPGEGTEVRLTARRATAGARRGESVEPEQEEEVHSGERGEPEYG